The following are encoded together in the Pleurocapsa sp. FMAR1 genome:
- a CDS encoding nuclear transport factor 2 family protein: MNSKTATLSMVERQATAWETQDVPTLIGDFAPDAIFIAGGFTFKGVDAIEKAAKDYFQQFTDTKVKIKRTIFKDRQGAVEWDWSDRNQKTGKRSAAEDAIIFELRDDGKITYWREYIEKKKV, translated from the coding sequence ATGAATTCAAAGACAGCTACTTTGTCTATGGTTGAAAGACAAGCAACTGCTTGGGAAACACAGGATGTACCAACCCTTATTGGAGATTTTGCTCCCGATGCTATTTTTATAGCTGGAGGCTTCACCTTTAAAGGAGTAGACGCAATTGAGAAGGCAGCCAAAGATTATTTTCAGCAATTTACCGATACTAAAGTAAAAATTAAGCGAACAATCTTTAAAGATCGCCAGGGCGCAGTAGAATGGGACTGGAGCGATCGCAACCAGAAAACAGGAAAGCGATCGGCAGCAGAAGATGCCATCATTTTTGAGCTACGGGATGACGGCAAGATTACTTACTGGCGTGAGTATATTGAAAAGAAAAAGGTATAG
- a CDS encoding group II intron reverse transcriptase/maturase, with the protein MMTHSISYSDNWKFADWKGFQKVLFRLQRRIYKATREGDKAKAKSLQKLILSSRSARMLAIRQVTQLNTGKKTAGIDGKKLLSFKERFDLEETLRKNYKTWVHQGLREIPIPKKDGSKRILKIPTIADRAYQCLLKYALEPAHEATFHARSYGFRPGRGTHDAQKNLFNNLRSKSNGIKKRVLEIDISKCFDRISHKSILDIVIAPDFIIDGIRRCLKIGVNPQFPNQGTPQGGVVSPLLANIALNGIELIGEQRTSKCTRYADDMVFILKPEDSAEQILAKVEEFLAKRGMEVNQKKTKVTASTDGFDFLGWKFYVQKNGKFRSIPSVDNFKAFRNKVKYIVNNSNYDAETKVSKLAPVVRGWRNYHKFCKMDGSRFNLGRLSQRTFKVFLKQKSINRYKAVKMVKNAFPTVSYSENKFVNVKGEKTPFDGDINYWAKRNSKYYDGAIASTLRKQNHSCGYCGLKFLYGEKVELHHIDGNHNNWDRENLIANHRSCHHYTHMGKGRKD; encoded by the coding sequence ATTATGACGCATAGCATAAGTTATAGCGATAACTGGAAATTTGCCGACTGGAAGGGATTTCAGAAAGTATTATTTCGCCTCCAAAGGAGAATATACAAAGCAACTAGAGAAGGAGACAAAGCTAAGGCTAAAAGTCTACAGAAGTTGATTCTATCTTCTCGTTCAGCAAGGATGCTAGCAATTAGACAAGTAACTCAACTAAACACAGGAAAGAAAACGGCTGGAATTGATGGCAAGAAATTATTGTCATTCAAGGAAAGGTTTGACTTAGAGGAAACTCTAAGAAAGAACTACAAAACTTGGGTACACCAGGGACTTCGCGAGATACCCATTCCTAAAAAGGATGGCAGCAAGCGAATACTGAAAATACCAACAATAGCCGATAGAGCATATCAATGTTTACTGAAATATGCTCTAGAACCAGCACACGAAGCAACGTTCCATGCTCGAAGCTACGGGTTTAGACCAGGACGAGGCACACATGACGCCCAAAAAAACCTGTTCAACAATCTAAGAAGCAAAAGCAACGGAATTAAAAAGAGAGTTCTAGAAATAGACATCTCTAAATGCTTTGACCGCATAAGTCATAAATCCATCTTAGACATAGTTATTGCTCCCGATTTTATTATAGACGGAATACGTCGATGTCTTAAAATCGGAGTTAACCCACAGTTTCCCAATCAAGGTACACCGCAAGGTGGAGTTGTAAGCCCATTATTGGCTAACATTGCTTTGAACGGCATAGAACTAATTGGGGAACAAAGGACATCTAAGTGTACTCGTTATGCGGATGACATGGTTTTCATACTAAAACCAGAAGATAGTGCAGAACAAATACTTGCCAAAGTTGAAGAATTTCTTGCCAAACGAGGAATGGAAGTTAACCAAAAGAAGACCAAAGTAACGGCTTCGACAGATGGTTTTGACTTTCTTGGATGGAAATTTTACGTCCAAAAAAACGGCAAGTTTAGGAGCATCCCATCAGTGGACAACTTCAAAGCTTTTCGTAACAAAGTTAAATACATCGTCAACAACTCTAACTATGATGCGGAAACAAAAGTGTCAAAGCTAGCGCCTGTCGTTAGGGGATGGCGCAATTACCATAAATTCTGCAAGATGGACGGTTCAAGATTCAATTTAGGGAGATTATCCCAAAGAACATTCAAAGTGTTCTTAAAACAAAAATCTATAAACCGCTATAAAGCAGTCAAAATGGTCAAAAACGCCTTCCCAACTGTTAGTTACTCAGAGAACAAATTTGTCAACGTCAAAGGAGAAAAGACTCCTTTTGATGGAGACATAAACTACTGGGCAAAGAGAAACAGTAAATATTACGACGGAGCAATAGCAAGCACGCTTAGAAAACAAAATCATTCATGTGGATATTGTGGATTGAAATTTCTCTACGGAGAAAAAGTAGAATTACATCATATTGATGGTAATCACAACAACTGGGACAGGGAGAATCTAATCGCCAATCACAGAAGCTGTCACCACTATACACACATGGGCAAAGGTCGGAAAGACTAA
- a CDS encoding alpha/beta fold hydrolase gives MSIYILIHGSWHGSWCWNKVATLLEQAGHKAIAPDLPSHGDDRTPIFEVTLQSYEDRVCEVVKAQTEPVILVGHSMAGIVITQAAEQCPAKIEKGRVEGSYYAPPLSFRSVRATFTAYGSRISLVFPTFAHVCIVVTASVIGD, from the coding sequence ATGAGTATTTATATACTGATACACGGTTCGTGGCACGGTAGCTGGTGCTGGAACAAAGTAGCAACTCTGTTGGAGCAGGCTGGACACAAAGCAATTGCACCTGACTTACCCAGTCACGGTGATGATCGGACACCCATCTTTGAAGTTACTTTGCAAAGCTATGAGGATCGTGTCTGCGAAGTAGTAAAAGCGCAAACAGAGCCAGTTATTTTAGTGGGGCATAGCATGGCTGGAATAGTCATTACCCAAGCTGCCGAACAATGCCCAGCTAAGATCGAGAAGGGTAGAGTCGAGGGGAGCTATTACGCTCCGCCCCTCTCTTTTAGATCTGTACGTGCGACTTTCACCGCATACGGCTCCCGAATATCTTTAGTCTTTCCGACCTTTGCCCATGTGTGTATAGTGGTGACAGCTTCTGTGATTGGCGATTAG
- the purH gene encoding bifunctional phosphoribosylaminoimidazolecarboxamide formyltransferase/IMP cyclohydrolase, translated as MSRLALFSVWDKTGLVELAQQLVETFGFEIISSGGTAKALQDAGITVTKVSDYTGSPEILGGRVKTLHPRIHGGILARRDLAEDRQDLEANNIRPLDLVVVNLYPFEQTIAQPNVTIPEAIEKIDIGGPTLIRAAAKNFKYLTVLCNPSQYDQYLSEYQQSQGEVSLAFRQQMAGQAFAHTNSYDRAIADYFAKLNRSEDMEDSYSIRGNKVQSLRYGENPHQPAAWYQSAASGWAAASKLQGKELSYNNLVDLEAARRIITEFKPSEPAAAVLKHTNPCGAAMGNTLAEAYEKAFNADSVSAFGGIVALNQPIDAATAEALTKTFLECVVAPGCDREAKAILQAKSKLRILILPDLATGQKETIKAIAGGFLVQASDDKIENPNDWQMVTEKKPTPEQIEEMLFAQKLVKHVKSNAILISRDRATIGIGAGQMNRVGSVQIALEQAGDKAQGGVMASDGFFPFDDSVRTAAAAGISAIIQPGGSIRDRESIAAANELGIVMVLSGTRHFLH; from the coding sequence ATGAGCCGTTTAGCACTTTTCAGCGTTTGGGATAAAACTGGTCTTGTTGAGTTAGCTCAACAGTTAGTAGAAACATTCGGATTCGAGATTATCAGTAGTGGTGGCACAGCCAAGGCTCTACAGGATGCTGGCATCACCGTAACTAAAGTTAGTGACTACACAGGTTCACCAGAGATATTGGGGGGTAGAGTAAAAACTTTACATCCTCGTATTCACGGAGGAATTTTAGCCCGTAGAGATTTGGCAGAAGATCGACAAGATTTAGAGGCTAATAATATTCGTCCTCTGGATTTAGTTGTGGTGAATCTATATCCATTTGAGCAAACAATAGCCCAACCCAATGTCACTATACCAGAAGCGATCGAAAAGATCGACATCGGCGGTCCAACTTTGATTCGCGCAGCAGCGAAGAATTTTAAGTACCTGACTGTTTTATGTAATCCTAGTCAATACGACCAATACCTATCCGAGTATCAGCAGTCTCAAGGGGAAGTCTCCTTAGCTTTTCGTCAACAAATGGCTGGTCAGGCTTTTGCCCATACTAATAGTTACGATCGCGCGATCGCTGATTATTTTGCCAAGCTTAATCGCTCAGAGGATATGGAAGACAGCTATAGCATTAGGGGAAACAAGGTTCAATCTCTGCGTTATGGCGAAAACCCCCATCAACCCGCTGCTTGGTATCAAAGTGCAGCATCAGGCTGGGCAGCAGCAAGCAAATTACAGGGAAAAGAACTAAGCTATAACAATTTAGTTGATTTAGAAGCAGCAAGAAGAATTATTACCGAATTTAAGCCTTCAGAGCCAGCAGCAGCAGTTTTAAAACACACCAATCCCTGTGGTGCAGCCATGGGCAATACTTTGGCTGAAGCTTACGAAAAAGCCTTTAATGCTGATTCAGTGTCGGCTTTTGGGGGAATTGTGGCGTTAAACCAGCCTATCGATGCAGCAACGGCAGAGGCTTTGACTAAAACCTTTTTAGAATGTGTGGTGGCTCCTGGTTGCGATCGCGAAGCCAAAGCTATCTTGCAAGCTAAGTCGAAACTAAGAATTTTAATCTTGCCAGATTTAGCAACAGGGCAAAAGGAAACTATTAAAGCGATCGCTGGAGGATTTTTAGTCCAGGCTAGCGATGACAAAATTGAAAACCCTAATGATTGGCAAATGGTAACGGAGAAAAAGCCTACCCCTGAACAAATAGAGGAAATGCTCTTTGCCCAAAAGCTAGTTAAGCACGTCAAGTCAAATGCTATTTTAATTAGTCGCGATCGCGCTACTATTGGTATTGGTGCAGGACAAATGAATCGTGTCGGTTCAGTCCAAATTGCTTTAGAACAAGCGGGAGATAAAGCTCAAGGAGGAGTGATGGCTAGTGATGGCTTTTTTCCCTTTGACGACTCTGTACGGACTGCTGCCGCTGCGGGAATTAGTGCCATTATCCAGCCAGGAGGTTCAATTCGCGATCGAGAATCTATTGCTGCTGCTAATGAGTTAGGCATAGTCATGGTTTTAAGCGGGACTCGTCATTTTTTACATTAA
- a CDS encoding IS110 family transposase, translating to MRIIGLDVGCGSAVLCCLDEFPANILQHYKVLRKQKQFYKVLCDRLGADKLLSLQPNGIVLEPSGHWYSQFWVTLAKHHGIAIYWVSHTDLYCARGEYGFKNKRDTEDALSLAATYFDSSFINDQGQKRYLNYYQNELVVNLRELFLAKEQLQKLRTNLIAQLRQRLSYELPEIATSAMKISEVKGYTPLIYWLATDRANTRYDKIHSSSIGQELNIKISNYTRNHARLIYDIELRYFNYLELLKDAISNSNFDAYNRVFDRFNFGISVRALLLFNIYPFEKFLFQGKPLIEREYNDNDRLQKRDRSLRKFQAFLGMSYSFSDSGKKSMKKFHGSSMIRSHLYAWAVCMVAPSSNRISSDVGRQLSDRYQELRKTVKGKDALIRILFKATRLLYCELVKELVR from the coding sequence ATGAGAATAATTGGTTTAGATGTCGGTTGTGGATCGGCTGTTTTGTGCTGCCTTGATGAGTTTCCCGCCAACATACTTCAGCATTACAAAGTATTGCGAAAGCAAAAACAATTTTATAAGGTATTATGCGATCGCTTAGGAGCAGACAAACTGCTATCGCTACAACCAAACGGCATCGTATTAGAACCTAGTGGACATTGGTATTCTCAGTTTTGGGTAACTCTAGCCAAACATCACGGTATAGCAATTTATTGGGTATCCCATACCGATTTATATTGTGCTAGAGGTGAATACGGATTTAAAAACAAGCGTGACACTGAAGATGCCTTAAGCCTAGCTGCTACCTACTTTGATTCATCATTTATAAATGATCAAGGACAAAAAAGGTATCTTAATTACTATCAAAATGAATTAGTAGTTAACTTGAGAGAACTATTTTTAGCCAAGGAACAATTACAAAAATTAAGAACTAATCTCATTGCTCAACTACGGCAAAGATTGAGCTATGAACTACCTGAGATCGCTACATCTGCCATGAAAATAAGTGAAGTCAAAGGGTATACCCCGTTAATTTATTGGCTGGCTACAGATAGAGCAAATACTAGATATGACAAGATACACTCATCTTCAATAGGACAAGAGTTAAATATAAAAATATCCAATTACACGCGCAATCATGCTCGCTTAATTTATGATATTGAATTACGTTACTTTAATTATCTAGAATTACTCAAAGATGCTATATCTAATTCTAATTTTGATGCTTACAATCGAGTATTTGACCGTTTTAACTTTGGAATCTCAGTTAGAGCATTATTGCTATTTAATATCTATCCGTTCGAGAAATTCTTATTTCAAGGCAAACCATTAATTGAGAGAGAGTATAACGATAATGATAGGTTACAAAAACGCGATCGCTCTTTGAGAAAGTTTCAAGCATTTTTGGGCATGAGCTACAGCTTTTCTGATTCTGGCAAAAAATCAATGAAAAAGTTTCACGGTAGCTCAATGATACGCTCACATCTATATGCCTGGGCGGTTTGTATGGTCGCACCGAGTAGCAATCGTATTAGCTCTGACGTTGGTAGACAATTAAGCGATCGCTATCAGGAATTGCGAAAAACTGTAAAGGGAAAAGATGCCTTGATTAGAATATTATTTAAAGCAACTAGGCTTTTATATTGCGAGTTAGTCAAAGAACTGGTTAGATAA
- a CDS encoding helix-turn-helix domain-containing protein: MNKNLDSREPTLRTLRESAGLTQEQLAKELNLGIRIISDWENGKKVPKFDNAVSLASALKVSLKTLASSMRMNVSKIPND; encoded by the coding sequence ATGAATAAAAATTTAGATTCGAGAGAACCAACGTTGAGAACCTTAAGAGAGTCTGCTGGGCTTACTCAAGAGCAACTAGCAAAAGAGCTAAATTTGGGGATTAGAATTATCAGCGATTGGGAAAATGGAAAAAAAGTACCCAAATTTGATAATGCTGTTTCTCTTGCCTCTGCTCTAAAAGTTTCTCTCAAGACGTTAGCGAGTTCAATGAGAATGAATGTATCGAAAATTCCCAATGACTAA
- a CDS encoding DUF6208 family protein, with the protein MKKIFLLWEIPLALLSFVFYKVMKLLIGNLFTVYLTLNKKKASQWRVLSKKMINAPLILPVLMTKGPRWNTHAVIGTLGPFTVNESIAINIKTANNSARSWIAVIYSFPAYKTVTSIESDKINQDNDWHTVKLPSGKYSLGVRYYNRSEAINYPAIKLDDSLFVDSYSVPSNINDYYYDLIKAKNWFYSSLHYYIFTILKLRDYLPESFVRREYLPVGAPDTHFAYNYLDSQQALQIAIEPEIIEQFDIYFTLYDRSSLPLSWCIITEPKYLLSPQDNKGYFLLRIRPKPEHSDTTFKVKSELLNIDSSIQHWVVSS; encoded by the coding sequence ATGAAAAAAATATTTTTACTGTGGGAAATTCCCTTGGCTTTGTTATCTTTTGTCTTTTACAAAGTCATGAAATTGCTCATCGGCAATTTATTTACTGTTTACCTGACGCTCAATAAAAAGAAAGCTTCACAGTGGCGCGTATTATCTAAAAAAATGATCAATGCGCCACTGATCCTGCCAGTTTTAATGACTAAAGGACCGCGTTGGAATACTCATGCGGTGATTGGAACTTTAGGACCATTTACTGTAAATGAATCAATTGCAATCAACATCAAAACTGCTAATAATTCTGCCCGTTCTTGGATTGCAGTAATATATAGCTTTCCTGCTTATAAAACAGTTACCAGCATAGAGTCCGATAAAATTAACCAAGATAATGACTGGCATACAGTAAAATTACCTTCTGGTAAATATTCACTTGGCGTTCGTTATTATAATCGTTCTGAAGCCATTAATTACCCCGCTATTAAACTTGATGATAGTTTATTTGTAGATTCTTATAGCGTTCCTAGCAATATTAATGATTATTACTACGATTTAATTAAAGCCAAAAACTGGTTCTACTCCAGTCTGCACTACTATATTTTTACTATTCTTAAGCTGCGCGATTATTTACCAGAATCTTTTGTCCGTAGAGAATATTTACCCGTCGGCGCGCCAGATACACACTTTGCCTATAATTATTTAGATTCACAACAGGCTTTGCAAATAGCTATCGAGCCTGAAATTATTGAGCAATTTGATATTTATTTTACTCTTTACGATCGCTCTAGTTTACCTTTAAGTTGGTGCATAATCACCGAACCTAAATATTTACTATCACCTCAAGATAATAAAGGTTACTTTCTGCTGAGAATTCGTCCCAAACCCGAACATTCTGATACTACTTTTAAAGTAAAGTCTGAGTTACTAAACATTGATAGTTCAATTCAGCATTGGGTAGTTAGTAGTTAG
- a CDS encoding DUF4126 domain-containing protein: MEIIVALCLGITLSAACGLRVFLPPLVLSLGAMYGHIPLSSGFEWLGTTEAAIAFAIATVLEVLAYYVPVVDNLLDTVQVPIAVGIGTVLTAATLGHTDPVLQWTLAAIAGGGTAGLMGTLASFTRLASTGVTAGLGNFIVATTELVGSVSLSILGITFPLWTAAIVLVVILVAGIRIISNPPGWLQKGNRAKS, translated from the coding sequence ATGGAAATTATTGTTGCCCTCTGTTTAGGTATAACCCTCAGTGCAGCCTGTGGTCTGCGAGTTTTTTTACCACCTTTAGTATTGAGTTTGGGGGCTATGTATGGTCATATTCCCCTCTCGTCAGGATTTGAATGGCTGGGAACTACCGAGGCAGCGATCGCTTTTGCCATTGCTACTGTTTTAGAAGTTTTGGCTTATTACGTTCCCGTAGTCGATAACCTATTAGATACGGTTCAAGTGCCAATTGCCGTAGGTATTGGTACAGTCTTAACTGCTGCTACTTTGGGACATACCGATCCTGTCTTACAATGGACGTTAGCTGCGATCGCAGGAGGTGGAACAGCAGGATTGATGGGAACTTTGGCTAGTTTTACTAGATTAGCTTCTACAGGCGTTACTGCTGGATTAGGTAACTTTATTGTGGCAACTACCGAACTTGTCGGCTCAGTTTCTTTATCGATTCTGGGTATTACTTTCCCGCTTTGGACTGCTGCGATCGTTTTGGTTGTAATTCTGGTGGCGGGGATTAGAATAATTTCTAATCCTCCAGGTTGGCTACAGAAAGGCAATCGGGCAAAATCTTGA
- a CDS encoding TldD/PmbA family protein, whose amino-acid sequence MSTATAATATTEQIKSAIAAYKNQIDYLEIRVEQSESTGLSFRGEQLDSVDRSFSLGGGIRACHDGGWSFVTFNGLKELHERIEEAISQAKLVGKDKTQLATAEPIEDFVQEKIKRDPRSVSLQDKRKLLEAYNQILLNFDPRIQTTMASISDRFATKTFVNSTGSCIVQERLDVNGRFAAIAKGEDGIVRQGFESVHSRNDFDVLVGIEDKVKGAAERAVRQLEAKSVKGGQYTVILDPYLAGVFIHEAFGHLSEADFVYENPKMQELLTLGKPMGIEQLNVVDDATMENLPGSMKYDDEGVPGQRKYLIKNGVLTERLHSRETAGKMQEKPTGNARAIRANYPPIVRMTNTAIEPGDTPLEKMFEGIKEGVYAVRMLGGQTNGEMFTFAAAEGYMIRDGKVAEPVSDVTLSGNVFQTLQDIDAISSDTLYTNGGCGKGGQMPLPVSVGGPHIRIKNVVVGGR is encoded by the coding sequence ATGAGTACAGCAACAGCAGCTACAGCGACAACAGAACAGATCAAAAGTGCGATCGCAGCCTATAAAAACCAAATAGATTATTTAGAGATTAGAGTTGAACAGAGTGAGTCTACAGGGCTTTCTTTTCGTGGTGAACAGCTAGACTCTGTAGATCGTAGTTTTTCTCTTGGTGGAGGAATACGCGCCTGTCATGATGGTGGCTGGAGTTTTGTTACCTTTAATGGCTTGAAAGAGTTGCATGAACGAATTGAAGAAGCTATTTCTCAAGCTAAACTTGTAGGTAAAGATAAAACTCAGCTAGCAACTGCCGAACCAATTGAAGATTTCGTCCAAGAGAAGATTAAACGAGATCCTCGTAGTGTATCCCTGCAAGATAAACGTAAGCTGCTAGAGGCTTATAATCAAATTCTTTTGAATTTCGATCCTCGCATTCAAACGACAATGGCAAGTATTAGCGATCGCTTTGCGACTAAAACTTTTGTCAATTCTACTGGTAGCTGTATTGTCCAAGAAAGACTAGACGTTAATGGACGATTTGCAGCGATCGCTAAAGGAGAAGACGGAATAGTACGTCAAGGCTTTGAGTCTGTTCATTCCCGCAATGATTTTGATGTTTTGGTGGGTATTGAAGACAAAGTTAAAGGAGCAGCAGAACGAGCAGTTAGACAATTAGAAGCGAAATCGGTTAAAGGTGGTCAATATACGGTAATTCTCGATCCTTATCTAGCTGGGGTGTTTATTCACGAGGCTTTTGGGCATCTTTCAGAAGCAGATTTTGTCTACGAGAATCCTAAAATGCAGGAATTGCTTACTTTGGGTAAACCTATGGGCATTGAACAGCTAAATGTTGTTGATGATGCAACCATGGAGAACCTACCAGGCTCGATGAAGTACGATGATGAAGGTGTGCCAGGACAACGTAAGTATTTGATTAAAAACGGTGTTTTAACAGAGCGTCTCCACTCTCGCGAGACAGCAGGAAAAATGCAGGAAAAACCCACAGGTAACGCTAGAGCAATTCGCGCTAACTATCCTCCTATTGTGCGGATGACTAATACGGCTATTGAACCTGGAGATACTCCCTTAGAAAAGATGTTTGAAGGTATAAAAGAAGGAGTATATGCCGTCAGAATGCTAGGTGGACAAACTAACGGCGAAATGTTTACTTTTGCAGCAGCAGAAGGATATATGATTCGCGATGGTAAAGTTGCCGAGCCTGTTAGTGATGTAACCTTATCAGGGAATGTTTTTCAAACTCTGCAAGATATAGATGCAATTAGTAGCGACACTCTCTATACCAATGGAGGATGCGGAAAAGGGGGACAAATGCCTTTGCCTGTAAGTGTTGGAGGTCCTCATATTCGCATCAAAAACGTAGTTGTCGGCGGAAGATAG